One Roseiconus lacunae genomic region harbors:
- a CDS encoding LysR family transcriptional regulator, with protein MEIDQLRYFLKLAENRNFTRAAEELLISQPALSRSIQRLEEELGVPLVVRKSKALDLTDAGLLMKSRAEQIMAIIDDTKARITDDGESGRIRLGAIPTIAPYFLPPFLKRFAKDFPKAKVELHEDTTQNLLAGCSQGEIDLLILALPVVGKHLAVETLFTEELLLVLAENHPLLEKKQIRATDIETLPFVVLNEAHCLSDTISTYCRGRSFQPVTVGRTNQLSMVQELVALSESVSFVPEMAAKLDRAESRVYRSISGSKPTRTIAMIWDPYRFQSRLIQTMREKLKAEVLKR; from the coding sequence ATGGAAATCGATCAGCTCCGATATTTTTTGAAACTGGCCGAGAACCGCAACTTCACGCGGGCGGCTGAGGAGTTGCTGATTTCGCAACCTGCCCTCAGCCGGTCGATCCAGCGACTCGAAGAAGAACTCGGTGTCCCGCTGGTCGTTCGCAAAAGCAAGGCGTTGGACCTGACCGATGCCGGCTTGCTCATGAAGTCACGAGCCGAACAGATCATGGCGATCATCGATGACACCAAAGCTCGGATTACCGACGATGGAGAATCGGGGCGCATTCGGCTCGGCGCGATCCCGACCATCGCGCCGTACTTCCTGCCGCCATTCTTGAAGCGGTTTGCCAAGGACTTCCCCAAAGCCAAAGTCGAATTGCACGAAGACACGACGCAGAACCTGCTGGCGGGGTGCTCACAAGGCGAGATCGATTTGTTGATCCTGGCGCTCCCCGTGGTCGGCAAGCATCTAGCCGTTGAAACGTTATTCACTGAAGAACTGCTGTTGGTTTTGGCCGAGAATCATCCATTGCTAGAGAAAAAGCAGATTCGCGCCACAGACATCGAAACGCTTCCTTTCGTGGTGCTTAACGAAGCACACTGTCTGTCCGATACGATTTCGACGTACTGTCGTGGTCGCTCGTTCCAGCCGGTCACGGTCGGCCGAACCAATCAACTTTCGATGGTGCAGGAACTCGTCGCCCTGTCAGAAAGTGTGTCCTTCGTCCCCGAGATGGCAGCCAAGCTCGATCGCGCCGAGTCACGTGTTTATCGATCGATCTCGGGATCAAAACCGACACGAACGATCGCGATGATCTGGGACCCCTATCGGTTTCAAAGTCGACTGATCCAAACGATGCGGGAAAAGCTAAAAGCCGAAGTGCTCAAGCGTTAA
- a CDS encoding secondary thiamine-phosphate synthase enzyme YjbQ: protein MWVQKTLTLPSHRRGFHLITAAVVRAIPEIESIKTGLLHVFIQHTSASLTINENADPDVRVDFETAMNHAVPESLPYVHTLEGPDDMPAHVKASMMGASVQIPVSNGELMLGTWQGIYLCEHRDHASSRRIVVTLTGE from the coding sequence ATGTGGGTTCAGAAAACTTTAACACTTCCTTCGCATCGCCGCGGCTTCCATCTGATCACTGCTGCAGTGGTCCGGGCAATCCCGGAAATCGAGTCCATCAAGACCGGTTTGCTGCACGTATTTATCCAGCACACGAGTGCTTCGTTGACCATTAACGAAAACGCAGACCCTGACGTTCGCGTTGACTTTGAGACGGCGATGAACCACGCGGTGCCCGAATCGCTGCCCTATGTCCATACATTGGAAGGCCCTGACGATATGCCTGCCCATGTCAAAGCAAGCATGATGGGCGCCAGCGTTCAGATCCCTGTCAGCAACGGCGAATTGATGCTGGGGACATGGCAGGGAATCTATCTTTGCGAGCACCGTGACCATGCGAGTTCACGCCGCATTGTGGTTACTTTAACGGGCGAGTGA
- a CDS encoding OmpP1/FadL family transporter: MKVRSIGIGLALTGLIGTSNLCADGTIRDGVGARSIGRGGTNIAHHDNAHVMLDNPSGLARLEGEHLFEIGGHLLLTDLEYWDADNPRTGDTDNPFPIGEVAIAKRLSDDVVVGLGMFSHAGFAAEYTMNGPSPFSGPRHYKSIGALARLLPTLSLRLTDRLSAGAAVGASVGHIEFEGPYTLQGPNALAGTPTLVDAQGTGVAPHWSVGLQYELTEATTIGISYIAETEMSLNGTTVTTVPLAGTARYDSVIEKSWPKMLGIGIAHRTAADRTFSMDAIWLDWSGSYQQIDLNLKTPDNPTFQVLAPTLVESIPLSWRDTVSLRFGVEQPLANDNVFRVGYAYHRNPIPSATLTPFIQTTVEHSLCFGYGWNWGGCEMDFAYQWMFGPDQYVGTSDFTGGDFDQSGTFAAAHQFSLSLRRRR; encoded by the coding sequence ATGAAAGTGCGTTCAATAGGGATCGGTCTAGCACTGACCGGCCTGATTGGCACGTCGAATCTGTGCGCCGACGGCACGATTCGCGACGGCGTGGGCGCACGCAGTATTGGTCGTGGCGGAACGAACATCGCACATCATGACAACGCGCATGTCATGTTGGACAACCCATCCGGTCTTGCGCGACTCGAAGGTGAACATCTTTTTGAAATCGGTGGACACCTCTTGCTAACGGACTTGGAATATTGGGACGCCGATAACCCACGAACGGGAGATACGGACAACCCATTTCCGATCGGTGAAGTTGCGATCGCTAAACGGCTCAGCGATGACGTCGTCGTCGGCCTAGGGATGTTCTCGCATGCCGGCTTTGCCGCCGAATATACGATGAACGGGCCATCCCCCTTTTCAGGTCCACGGCACTACAAGTCGATCGGCGCCCTCGCGCGTCTCTTGCCAACGCTGTCACTACGACTCACCGATCGATTGTCAGCCGGTGCGGCCGTAGGAGCCTCGGTCGGACACATCGAATTCGAAGGCCCCTATACCCTACAAGGACCGAACGCGCTTGCCGGGACACCTACTTTGGTCGACGCCCAAGGCACCGGGGTCGCACCCCACTGGTCGGTCGGTTTGCAATATGAATTGACCGAAGCGACAACGATCGGAATTTCCTATATCGCGGAAACCGAAATGTCTCTTAACGGCACCACCGTGACGACGGTACCGCTCGCCGGGACCGCCCGGTACGACTCGGTCATCGAAAAGTCATGGCCGAAAATGCTGGGGATCGGGATCGCCCATCGTACCGCCGCGGATCGGACGTTTTCGATGGATGCGATTTGGTTAGATTGGTCCGGCTCGTATCAACAGATTGATCTCAACCTCAAAACGCCTGACAACCCAACGTTCCAAGTTTTGGCTCCCACGCTGGTCGAATCGATTCCGCTGAGTTGGCGCGATACCGTGTCATTGCGATTCGGAGTTGAACAGCCGCTTGCCAACGACAATGTTTTCCGCGTCGGTTACGCCTATCACCGCAATCCGATTCCCTCGGCCACGTTAACTCCATTCATTCAAACGACGGTGGAACATTCGTTGTGCTTTGGCTACGGATGGAATTGGGGCGGATGCGAGATGGATTTTGCCTACCAGTGGATGTTCGGTCCGGATCAATACGTCGGAACGAGTGATTTCACGGGTGGTGACTTTGACCAAAGTGGGACCTTCGCTGCGGCTCACCAGTTTTCTCTTAGCCTACGTCGGCGCCGTTGA
- a CDS encoding response regulator codes for MFDSDKNITNSKILVIDDEQIVIDVITAHLNVAGYWNVVGICDSIDAAGRMKQESPDLVLVDISMPDVSGNYLLQIAQEDPILKNVPIIVVTGNESPEIHRRAIDLGAREVLTKPVDPRRLLKRVGHALESKFRSDETDVRQRLKRSKPANELYRELRGRYR; via the coding sequence ATGTTTGATAGTGACAAAAACATCACCAACAGCAAGATTCTCGTCATTGACGACGAGCAAATCGTGATCGATGTAATCACGGCGCACCTGAATGTAGCCGGATACTGGAACGTGGTCGGTATCTGTGATTCAATCGATGCGGCGGGACGGATGAAGCAGGAAAGTCCTGACCTTGTTCTCGTCGATATCTCAATGCCGGACGTTAGCGGAAATTATCTGCTACAGATCGCACAGGAAGATCCGATTCTTAAAAACGTGCCGATCATCGTCGTCACAGGTAACGAGTCACCCGAGATTCATCGTCGAGCGATCGATCTAGGCGCCCGCGAAGTCTTGACCAAACCGGTTGATCCACGCCGCTTGCTAAAGCGAGTCGGGCATGCGCTCGAATCCAAGTTTCGCAGCGACGAGACCGACGTGCGGCAACGACTCAAACGCAGCAAACCAGCGAACGAGCTTTATCGAGAGCTTCGTGGTCGATACAGATAG
- a CDS encoding potassium channel family protein has product MNVRPSHLNRSADAPFTKIRRGAAALLAIVMFAVLGFRYLAHYDWIESLWMVVITISTVGYGEHSTLSTASQLLSIMVILLGTTAGAYTFTGLIQLTLQGELDRAFGLRRMEREISRLKNHTIICGFGKSGPILAEDLSRSNCGFVILEIDHTNYQQAIEMGYLAINADATDEEALKEANITEAGAIVVALPSDAENVFITLSARNLCPSIRIVALADQESTSRKLRQAGANEVVLGHQMVAEYLSRLVTRPIAAQFFSSLTQPEFQDLMLDELAIPDGSDLDRRSIAELRIRDKHQLLVVAVKTKEDTLDFNPSGDRVFQSGETVLVMGKLKDVHRFQQSHNLIETIS; this is encoded by the coding sequence ATGAACGTTCGACCGTCCCATCTGAATCGATCTGCCGACGCACCGTTTACGAAGATTCGTCGCGGTGCGGCTGCACTATTGGCGATTGTCATGTTTGCGGTACTCGGCTTTCGCTACCTCGCCCACTACGATTGGATCGAATCGTTATGGATGGTGGTGATCACGATCTCAACGGTCGGCTATGGTGAACACAGCACCCTGAGTACGGCATCGCAGCTACTTTCGATCATGGTGATCTTACTCGGGACCACCGCCGGGGCTTACACCTTTACCGGCCTGATCCAACTCACGCTACAAGGCGAATTGGACCGTGCCTTTGGACTTCGACGTATGGAACGAGAAATTTCGCGACTGAAAAACCACACGATCATTTGTGGATTTGGCAAGAGTGGTCCGATCCTCGCCGAAGACCTTTCTCGATCGAATTGTGGCTTCGTGATTCTTGAAATCGATCACACCAACTACCAACAAGCGATCGAGATGGGCTATCTGGCGATCAACGCCGACGCGACCGATGAGGAAGCCTTGAAGGAGGCAAACATCACCGAAGCGGGGGCGATCGTGGTCGCGTTACCGAGTGATGCCGAGAACGTCTTTATCACCCTCTCGGCTCGCAATCTTTGCCCTTCGATCCGGATCGTAGCGCTCGCCGATCAAGAGAGCACCTCACGGAAACTGCGACAGGCGGGCGCCAATGAGGTCGTCCTCGGTCATCAAATGGTCGCCGAATACTTGTCTCGTCTGGTGACCCGCCCGATCGCCGCACAGTTTTTCTCTTCACTGACACAGCCCGAATTCCAGGACCTGATGTTGGATGAGTTGGCGATTCCAGACGGCAGTGACCTCGATCGACGCTCGATCGCCGAACTTCGAATCCGCGACAAACATCAATTGCTAGTCGTTGCGGTGAAAACAAAGGAAGACACGCTAGACTTCAATCCGTCCGGGGATCGTGTCTTTCAATCCGGAGAAACGGTGCTAGTGATGGGGAAATTGAAAGACGTGCATCGGTTTCAACAGTCTCACAACCTGATCGAAACGATTAGCTAA
- a CDS encoding ligase-associated DNA damage response DEXH box helicase produces MSESDRSTRGDDRINPRQIVDAFFSETGWKPFRFQISAWNAYDRGQSGLIHSATGTGKTLAVWMAPILSWLKQNRDRSRWNPKRPPALRTIWLTPLRALAGDTEAALRQPLESIGLPWTLDSRTGDTKASVKARLLKKLPTALVTTPESLSLMLTHEKLLEQLATTEAVIVDEWHELLGTKRGIQTELALTRLRRLCPNLRTWGLSATLGNLDDAIAALVGQSPSAPAKIIEGYRKKKLKLRSVIPKHIERFPWSGHIGTKMIPQVAEELERIESALVFANTRSQTEIWYQHLLAKRPDWAGQIALHHGSLDASVRRWVESELKEGRLKAVVCTSSLDLGVDFTAVDLVVQIGSPKGAARLLQRAGRSGHRPDAVSHMAFVPTHAIELIELAAAKDAIERRELESKLFHHKPLDVLAQHLVTIAIGGGFTAASMLDEVRDCFAYRDLTDQEWTWVLDFVVRGGQSLDRYPEFKRVRIENDRYTVQDKRTIRMHRMGIGTIVSDAAMKVKYLKGTTLGTAEEHFLAKLNPGDRFLFAGRLVSLVRIQDNAAYVKRANGTPDTVPRWMGGRMPLSTELSDALRRKLEEAAEGRLVGPEMKALDGLFEIQKRWSVLPARNEFLVEKIKTRTGYQVFLFPFEGRLVHEGLAAVLAYRISKHQALSLSMACNDYGIVLQSPSELPIESALATNLLSPNGLEEDIIASMNSTEMAKRQFREIARVAGLVHAGFPGQNKSNKNLQASSNLFFDVFEKYDPENLLLVQARREVLQFQLEAGRMKAALERIESCRLLLTEPPKVTPLAFPLLVDKLRERVSSETLADRIARLQASLEKAAG; encoded by the coding sequence ATGAGTGAGTCTGATCGATCGACACGCGGCGACGATCGTATTAATCCGCGGCAGATCGTTGATGCGTTTTTCTCAGAAACCGGTTGGAAACCATTTCGGTTTCAAATCAGCGCATGGAACGCGTACGATCGCGGTCAAAGCGGCTTGATTCATTCGGCGACCGGAACCGGAAAGACACTCGCCGTTTGGATGGCGCCGATTCTTTCTTGGTTAAAACAAAACCGAGATCGTTCACGGTGGAATCCCAAACGTCCGCCGGCCCTACGCACGATTTGGCTCACCCCGCTGCGCGCACTCGCCGGAGACACCGAAGCGGCCTTGCGTCAGCCACTTGAATCGATCGGATTACCGTGGACTCTCGATAGCCGTACCGGTGACACGAAAGCAAGCGTGAAAGCGAGGCTGCTTAAGAAGCTTCCAACCGCCTTAGTCACAACGCCGGAAAGCCTGTCGTTGATGCTGACTCACGAAAAGTTGCTTGAACAACTTGCGACCACGGAAGCAGTGATCGTCGACGAATGGCATGAACTACTTGGCACCAAACGCGGAATTCAAACCGAACTGGCACTCACGCGGCTGCGACGGCTTTGCCCGAATCTGCGAACCTGGGGGTTAAGTGCGACGTTGGGTAACCTGGATGACGCGATTGCCGCGCTGGTCGGCCAGTCCCCGAGCGCCCCCGCGAAAATCATCGAGGGCTATCGCAAAAAGAAACTGAAACTTCGGTCGGTGATCCCCAAGCACATTGAACGTTTCCCTTGGTCCGGTCACATCGGGACCAAAATGATTCCGCAAGTTGCCGAGGAACTTGAACGTATCGAATCGGCACTCGTGTTCGCCAATACACGTAGTCAAACTGAGATCTGGTACCAGCATCTGCTCGCCAAACGCCCTGACTGGGCCGGGCAGATCGCATTGCATCACGGTTCATTGGACGCATCGGTTCGCCGCTGGGTCGAATCGGAATTGAAAGAAGGACGCCTGAAAGCAGTCGTCTGCACCAGCAGTCTCGACCTCGGTGTGGACTTCACCGCAGTCGATCTCGTCGTTCAAATCGGTAGTCCCAAAGGGGCGGCGCGTCTTCTGCAACGCGCCGGCCGTAGCGGCCATCGGCCAGATGCGGTCAGTCACATGGCTTTTGTCCCAACCCACGCGATCGAATTAATTGAATTGGCCGCGGCAAAGGACGCGATTGAGCGGCGTGAATTGGAATCGAAGCTCTTCCATCACAAACCTCTTGATGTGCTCGCCCAACACTTGGTGACGATCGCGATCGGCGGTGGTTTCACAGCGGCGTCGATGCTGGACGAAGTCCGAGATTGCTTCGCATACCGAGACTTGACCGATCAAGAATGGACTTGGGTGCTGGATTTCGTTGTCCGCGGCGGCCAGTCCCTTGATCGCTACCCAGAGTTCAAACGGGTCCGTATCGAGAACGATCGCTACACGGTTCAGGACAAGCGGACGATTCGGATGCATCGCATGGGGATCGGAACAATCGTCAGCGATGCCGCAATGAAAGTGAAGTATCTCAAAGGCACGACGCTGGGGACCGCCGAAGAACACTTTTTGGCAAAGCTGAACCCCGGCGATCGATTTCTGTTTGCCGGTCGACTGGTCAGCCTCGTACGAATCCAAGACAACGCGGCCTATGTCAAACGTGCAAACGGAACTCCAGACACGGTTCCGCGATGGATGGGCGGCCGTATGCCACTATCGACAGAATTGAGCGACGCGTTGCGACGCAAACTGGAGGAAGCAGCCGAAGGGCGATTGGTCGGCCCCGAGATGAAAGCCTTGGATGGATTGTTCGAAATCCAAAAACGATGGAGTGTCCTACCGGCCCGCAACGAATTCTTGGTCGAAAAAATCAAGACGCGGACGGGTTATCAAGTCTTTCTATTTCCATTCGAAGGTCGTCTCGTTCATGAAGGACTCGCTGCGGTCTTGGCCTATCGAATCAGCAAGCACCAAGCACTATCGCTCTCGATGGCCTGCAACGACTATGGAATTGTCTTGCAGTCACCGAGTGAACTACCAATCGAATCGGCGCTGGCAACAAACTTGCTCTCGCCCAACGGTCTTGAAGAAGACATCATCGCCAGCATGAACTCGACCGAAATGGCGAAACGGCAATTCCGCGAAATCGCACGAGTCGCTGGATTAGTTCACGCGGGCTTTCCAGGCCAGAACAAGAGCAACAAGAACTTGCAGGCGAGCAGCAATCTATTTTTCGATGTCTTCGAAAAGTATGACCCGGAAAATCTGCTGCTCGTTCAGGCCCGTCGTGAAGTCCTGCAATTTCAGCTAGAGGCGGGACGCATGAAGGCAGCCTTGGAACGCATCGAATCGTGTCGTTTGCTTCTCACAGAACCTCCCAAAGTAACACCCCTGGCATTTCCTTTGTTGGTCGACAAACTTCGCGAGCGGGTCAGCAGTGAAACGCTGGCCGATCGAATCGCTCGACTACAAGCAAGCTTAGAGAAAGCGGCGGGGTAG